One Megachile rotundata isolate GNS110a chromosome 5, iyMegRotu1, whole genome shotgun sequence genomic region harbors:
- the kto gene encoding mediator complex subunit kohtalo, which yields MMGILYEKRPLKRPRLGPPDVYPQEPKQKEDELSSINVKHGFATMPQLSDEFGTARHCNVTAAKVGAYFNAILAKKEELSTMPDTGRKRQQINPKDNFWPVTARTKNGIEAWFKDLSGCKPLIALAKKAPNFNKKEEIFMMLCEYQVPMLRAAWFIKLSSAYTVAVSEAKIKKRQLPDPTTEWTGTLIKFLKDQLSKLQEYYYINNYVTNSISNNGITNSSCNTNGTGNNNSNNNSNNNVNNSTNNNNGVANNQPATPNSSNQVTVGNVMNEEHKLALKQWHYCVQLAKYMFEEGLLDRQELLQWILELLDKIKSSPLEDGILKLLLPLALQYLEEFVQSELLARRLAYLCCRKLAHMCSNIETNGNPQSPSIIKSEVNGGKDTATASHMQNPLTTAFNDYLSCPHHRDVIYSLSTIIQVITLECPTALVWNSVGEGKAPSVLNGSPLDYLPCPPTTLPSPPATATNPTLKQLKIAQENIRARSQAAEGKWSCDKWQQSSAGITTTKVLAALDALDRHSFDRMDSTNSLDTLYAKIFTSPPKDTANERDTKPEYNPQQDSAVVEILCEWAVSAERWGEHRAMAVAKLLEKRQSEVTGETNDNDDKDSICSNGSPPVLPIFQPLLMKFLDMDAPVLDNTPAQSKVQFTNLVHLFSELIRHDVFSHDAYMCTLISRGDLIQGPVASKPGTPNNRESIDEDSLFPGIDLKPTKLEVTDHGRTMDYDDSKIDDDLDKLLQHIKEDQQNSMDAPDSPKEDALAGHGTQEGLDSKIPSSHSRHLLYTTHFPLPQDETCSQHDCNQRHVLLYGVGRVRDEARHIVKKMTKEVCKLFGKKFSIDVAEGGKVKKHSRSEFNFEAITLKFQNLSYFDQHVVTWQCATQVIEMLNTFALAGSSYLPVQEHVAFLFDLMELALNIYGLIDVCIQILKELPEVEAQLTVRNSQLVRSYTTSLSLYVVGVLRRYHCCLLLSPEQTTAVFDLLCKVVKHVSNPSDCSSAERCVLAHLYDLYSSCSLLKTKPHGVEAFSNAYPKIRTALYSTLQPTTSSHVYNSQFMVDVFTSPRRGGKIEPQWARQLNETPANRYSFVCNAIVAVCSETDNDKLNDIAITCAELTACCNALNAEWLGVLMALCCSSSSSAFYIDVLNQVDVQDLSIHNSLAVFTSILIARHCFSLEDFVVHIALPSLVKACNEGRGDADMEAEAGARLTCHLLLRLFKTVECPQPALYSVSTSPHPLPNGNSRGYSIKLSCDRHLLAAAHNNIRVGPVLAVLKAILVVADATAGKQPPKKPDVPMNHSSKAGGPASVGVGVGVNTGGSSELSISHILGTSDILGGGDDLGLDLAMSSSNSSAGMTTENVKGLSDFAQHVLRQICSQEWVLERCLQNPEELCHPDMLLDNMLTPRQAQRLLHMICYPETSIDAFIDQKTHITNILENLEQWSLRMSWLDLQLMYKQFPPGSSDLSQWLDTVAKAAIDVFQLNTMSSKSDKRSGSIWLVAPLVSKLPSAVQGRVLKVAGQVLESGNWSKTTAGRERSRSKSPSLFNHQPFLSLVLTCLKGQDDQREGLLMSLHSQLSQFLNISKEEKNFATEDPKSREVLQDALQLRFSLVGGVFDTIQRNTTATTDWAILLVQLVSYGVIDLNNNFELFTTVIDMLATLIHSTLVSDSQSEKDENKKHYQNLMKKLKKELGDRNSPSIRYVRQLLPLPKLTMEVITCEPVGCLTDTKGNKIAGFDSIDKKQGLQVCDSQRVSAWEVLEGHKNPAPISWAWFRAVRLERKPLTYQNAHKLLRYHTHSQIRPPSHYLDPPPLPAEDLEPDKKESEPGKADTPMSIDSPGRVANSVGGNIIGTAVTNGKGKGMKSRRHRKNKGAATPTTPVTQQIQQPTNQLQQIAFGNQQVPVSQQPGMFTGQPPQHQQPWYANQQTHTPAQQYGYGQQLPPTPVGPRYDRPGMNNQSKQALSHMLRLRLPSNQLISSQQQPNAAPVGGPGAFQGMQRQQFIRQQLRAQHGAPNINPQQGMFASQQQQQQQAQQQGIYTGMQQGMNQNYAGYGGQQMIPQQQQQQQQQQAPQQAQQQQQLLQQQQQQQGLMNQQQNMMFPNQQQIMGPQRGQEYIPQRLQPGATRPPYLQAPNVTMNTMGPMAGGVQNQPAPPYRQTSGKPGTVGVTGVGTASVGLQQNQQFQQQQAINQQRIRQQMLAMQQQQQQAQQQQQVQQQQQQQQGNAGGQQPTPQLVTHLQRHLSQPPQHYQHQPPPY from the exons ATGATGGGAATATTGTATGAGAAACGGCCACTAAAACGGCCTAGATTAGGGCCGCCTGATGTTTATCCTCAAGAACCTAAACAGAAAGAAGACGAACTCAGTTCCATAAATGTCAAACATGGCTTTGCTACAATGCCTCAGTTATCAGATGAGTTTGGAACTGCAAGACATTGTAATGTCACTGCTGCTAAGGTGGGAGCATATTTCAATGCAATTCTTGCGAAGAAGGAAGAGCTTTCTACCATGCCGGACACAGGAAGGAAGCGACAACAGATCAACCCAAAAGATAATTTCTGGCCAGTAACTGCAAGAACAAAAAATGGTATTGAGGCATGGTTTAAGGATCTATCTGGTTGCAAACCATTAATAGCTCTTGCAAAAAAGGCTCCTAATTTTAATaagaaagaagaaatatttatgaTGCTTTGCGAATACCAAGTACCAATGCTTAGAGCTGCATGGTTTATTAAACTAAGTTCTGCTTATACAGTAGCAGTTTCTGAAGCCAAAATAAAAAAGAGGCAACTACCTGATCCAACTACAG AGTGGACAGGAACTCTTATAAAGTTTTTGAAAGATCAACTTTCAAAGCTAcaagaatattattatataaataattatgtgaCAAATAGCATTAGCAACAATGGTATCACAAATAGTTCCTGTAATACCAATGGTACTGGAAACAACAATAGcaacaataacagtaacaataatgttaataatagcactaataataataatggagTTGCTAATAATCAGCCAGCTACGCCAAATTCAAGTAATCAAGTGACAGTAGGAAATGTCATGAATGAGGAACATAAATTAGCATTGAAACAGTGGCATTATTGTGTACAATTGGCAAAGTATATGTTTGAAGAGGGATTACTAGATAGACAAGAATTATTACAAtggattttagaattattaGACAAAATTAAATCTTCTCCTTTAGAGGATGGTATTTTAAAACTTCTGTTACCATTAGCACTGCAATATTTAGAAGAATTTGTGCAGTCTGAATTATTAGCCAGACGTTTAGCATATCTGTGTTGTCGTAAATTGGCACATATGTGTAGTAATATAGAAACTAATGGCAATCCACAAAGTCCGTCCATAATTAAAAGCGAAGTTAATGGTGGAAAAGACACTGCCACTGCTAGTCATATGCAAAATCCATTAACTACTGCTTTTAATGACTATTTGTCATGTCCACATCACAGAGATGTTATTTACAGTTTATCAACAATAATACAG GTTATTACTTTGGAATGTCCAACAGCATTAGTATGGAATAGTGTCGGCGAAGGAAAAGCTCCATCTGTGTTAAATGGTTCTCCATTGGATTATTTACCATGTCCTCCAACAACTTTACCATCTCCACCAGCAACTGCAACTAATCCTACACTAAAACAGTTAAAAATTGCTCAAGAGAATATTCGGGCAAGATCTCAAGCTGCTGAAGGGAAATGGTCATGTGATAAATGGCAGCAAAGTAGTGCTGGAATAACAACAACTAAAGTTTTAGCTGCGTTAGATGCATTAGACCGTCATAGTTTCGACAGAATGGATTCTACCAATTCATTAGATACTTTATATGCCAAAATATTTACATCGCCACCGAAAGATACTGCCAATGAACGAGATACAAAGCCGGAATATAATCCACAACAAGATTCGGCTGTAGTTGAAATACTGTGTGAATGGGCTGTAAGTGCTGAACGATGGGGAGAACATAGAGCGATGGCAGTTGCGAAATTACTTGAGAAAAGACAAAGCGAAGTTACTGGAGAAACAAACGATAATGATGATAAAGATAGCATTTGTAGTAACGGAAGTCCACCTGTACTTCCAATTTTTCAACCATTACTTATGAAGTTTTTGGACATGGATGCGCCGGTACTAGATAATACACCTGCCCAATCAAAAGTTCAGTTTACGAATTTGGTTCACTTATTTTCAGAATTAATTAGGCATGACGTGTTTTCACATGATGCATACATGTGCACACTTATTTCCAGAGGAGACCTTATACAAG gtCCTGTGGCTAGCAAACCAGGAACTCCAAATAATCGAGAATCAATTGATGAAGACAGCCTATTTCCAGGAATAGATTTAAAACCAACCAAATTGGAAGTAACAGATCACGGACGAACAATGGATTACGATGATAGTAAAATTGACGATGACTTGGACAAGTTGTTACAACACATTAAAGAAGATCAACAAAATAGTATGGATGCCCCTGATAGTCCAAAAGAAGATGCACTAGCTGGACATGGAACTCAAGAAGGATTAGATTCTAAAATACCATCGAGCCATAGTAGACACTTATTATATACAACTCATTTTCCATTACCTCAG GATGAAACATGTAGTCAGCATGACTGTAACCAACGACATGTACTACTTTATGGAGTAGGTCGTGTTAGAGACGAGGCTAGacatattgttaaaaaaatgacaaaagaaGTGTGTAAATTATTTGGAAAAAAATTTAGTATCGACGTTGCAGAAGGTGGAAAAGTTAAAAAACATTCCCGTAGTGAATTTAACTTTGAGGCAATCActttaaagttccaaaatttaagTTACTTTGATCAGCATGTAGTAACATGGCAATGCGCAACTCAAGttattgaaatgttaaataCATTTGCACTGGCTGGATCATCTTATTTACCAGTACAAGAACACGTTGcctttttatttgatttaatgGAACTAGCTCTAAATATATATGGTTTAATAGACGTTTGTATTCAAATACTAAAAGAATTACCAGAAGTAGAAGCACAGTTAACAGTTAGAAATAGTCAACTGGTTAGAAGTTATACTACCAGTTTAAGTCTATATGTTGTAGGGGTATTAAGAAGATATCATTGTTGTTTATTGT tgtCTCCTGAGCAAACAACGGCAGTATTTGATTTACTTTGTAAAGTCGTAAAACACGTATCAAATCCTAGCGATTGCAGTTCTGCCGAACGATGCGTATTAGCGCATCTATATGATTTATACTCGTCTTGTTCTTTGTTAAAAACAAAACCACACGGAGTAGAAGCATTTAGTAATGCTTACCCTAAAATTCGAACAGCTCTTTACAGTACGTTACAACCGACTACATCGAGTCATGTATATAATTCACAATTTATGGTGGATGTTTTTACTAGCCCAAGGCGCGGAGGAAAAATCGAACCACAATGGGCTAGACAATTAAACGAGACACCGGCGAATCGTTATAGTTTTGTTTGCAATGCGATTGTCGCAGTTTGTAGTGAAACAGATAATGACAAATTAAATGATATTGCGATAACATGCGCAGAATTAACAGCTTGCTGCAATGCTCTTAATGCTGAGTGGCTAGGGGTCCTTATGGCACTATGTTGTTCTTCGAGTAGTTCTGCATTTTATATTGACGTTCTAAATCAAGTAGATGTGCAAGATTTGAGTATACATAATTCTCTAGCCGTATTCACGTCAATTTTAAttg caaGACATTGTTTTTCTTTAGAAGATTTTGTTGTGCATATAGCACTGCCATCCTTAGTTAAAGCTTGCAATGAAGGTCGTGGAGATGCAGATATGGAAGCTGAAGCTGGGGCACGTTTAACATGCCACTTGCTTTTACGTCTGTTTAAAACAGTCGAATGTCCTCAACCGGCTTTGTATTCCGTGAGTACAAGCCCTCACCCCTTACCAAATGGGAACTCTAGGGGTTACAGCATAAAATTAAGTTGTGATAGACACTTACTGGCAGCTGCTCATAACAACATCAGGGTTGGTCCAGTGCTAGCAGTACTTAAAGCTATACTCGTTGTTGCTGATGCAACTGCTGGTAAACAACCACCAAAGAAACCGGATGTACCAATGAATCATTCTAGTAAAGCAGGTGGACCAGCTAGTGTTGGCGTTGGTGTAGGTGTGAATACTGGTGGATCAAGTGAATTATCGATCAGTCATATCTTAGGTACAAGTGATATTTTGGGAGGTGGCGATGACTTAGGACTTGATCTAGCAATGTCTTCGTCTAATAGTAGTGCTGGAATGACTACCGAAAATGTTAAAGGATTATCAGATTTCGCACAACATGTTTTAAGACAAATTTGTAGCCAAGAATGGGTATTAGAAAGGTGTTTACAAAATCCAGAGGAACTTTGCCATCCTGACATGTTGCTTGATAATATGTTAACACCTCGTCAAGCTCAACGATTGCTCCACATGATCTGTTACCCAGAGACATCCATAGACGCATTTATTGACCAAAAAACTCACATAACAAATATCTTGGAGAATCTAGAACAATGGAGTTTAAGAATGTCGTGGCTCGACTTACAACTTATGTACAAACAATTTCCCCCAGGATCAAGCGACCTATCGCAATGGTTAGATACTGTCGCTAAAGCTGCAATCGACGTTTTCCAGCTAAATACTATGTCGAGTAAATCAGACAAACGATCTGGATCGATATGGTTGGTTGCGCCGCTTGTTTCAAAATTACCAAGTGCGGTGCAAGGTCGAGTTCTTAAAGTAGCAGGTCAAGTTCTAGAATCTGGTAACTGGTCGAAAACAACAGCCGGTCGCGAAAGAAGCAGATCAAAATCACCGTCGCTCTTTAATCATCAGCCGTTTCTCTCACTAGTACTCACTTGTCTTAAAGGCCAAGATGATCAAAGGGAAGGTTTGCTGATGTCATTACATTCGCAGCTATCGCAGTTTTTGAATATCAGTAAAGAAGAGAAAAACTTCGCTACTGAAGATCCTAAATCGAGAGAAGTGTTGCAAGATGCATTACAATTAAGATTTAGTCTTGTTGGTGGTGTTTTCGATACCATACAAAGGAATACAACTGCTACCACTGATTGGGCTATTCTGTTAGTTCAGTTGGTTAGCTATGGTGTTATagatttgaataataattttgaattattcacCACTGTCATAGATATGTTAGCAACTCTAATACATTCTACCCTAGTTTCTGATTCACAATCTGAaaaagatgaaaataaaaaacattatCAAAActtaatgaaaaaattaaagaaagagCTTGGAGATAGAAATTCTCCGAGTATTAGATATGTTAGACAATTATTACCTTTACCGAAATTGACGATGGAAGTCATTACATGTGAACCAGTTGGATGTCTAACAGATACAAAAGGCAATAAGATAGCTGGTTTTGATAGCATCGATAAAAAACAg GGTTTGCAAGTATGTGATTCTCAAAGAGTATCAGCTTGGGAAGTATTGGAAGGTCATAAAAATCCAGCACCAATATCTTGGGCTTGGTTCAGAGCAGTTAGATTAGAACGTAAACCTCTTACATACCAAAATGCGCATAAGCTGTTACGATATCATACCCATAGTCAAATTAGACCACCCAGCCACTATTTAGATCCACCACCATTACCTGCAGAAGATTTAGAGCCGGATAAAAAGGAATCTGAACCTGGAAAAGCTGATACTCCAATGAGTATTGATTCTCCTGGAAGAGTGGCAAATAGCGTTGGTGGTAACATAATTGGTACTGCTGTAACTAATGGTAAAGGCAAGGGTATGAAATCTCGAagacatagaaaaaataaaggtGCAGCTACACCTACTACGCCTGTAACACAGCAAATTCag CAACCAACCAATCAGTTGCAACAAATAGCATTCGGAAATCAACAAGTACCTGTCTCACAACAGCCTGGAATGTTTACTGGTCAACCACCACAGCATCAGCAACCGTGGTACGCTAACCAACAAACTCACACACCAGCACAGCAATACGGATATGGTCAGCAGTTACCACCAACTCCAGTTGGACCAAGATATGATAGACCTGGCATGAACAATCAGTCAAAACAGGCACTTTCTCATATGTTACGTTTACGATTGCCATCCAATCAATTAATAAGCTCTCAACAACAACCGAATGCTGCGCCTGTTGGTGGACCAGGAGCATTCCAAGGTATGCAAAGACAACAGTTTATTAGACAACAGTTAAGAGCTCAGCATGGAGCTCCAAACATCAACCCACAGCAAGGAATGTTTGCTtcacaacaacagcaacaacaacaagcgCAACAACAAGGAATTTATACTGGAATGCAACAag GTATGAATCAAAATTATGCAGGATATGGAGGCCAACAAATGATAccacagcaacagcagcagcagcagcagcaacaggcACCTCAACAAgcgcaacaacaacaacagttattacaacagcagcaacagcagcaaggTTTAATGAATCAGCAGCAGAACATGATGTTCCCCAATCAACAACAAATAATGGGACCTCAGAGAGGACAAGAATATATTCCGCAACGTTTACAGCCTGGAGCCACAAGACCGCCATACCTTCAA GCTCCGAATGTCACTATGAATACAATGGGTCCAATGGCAGGTGGTGTTCAAAATCAACCAGCACCACCTTATAGACAAACTAGTGGAAAACCTGGTACAGTTGGAGTGACAGGAGTAGGTACTGCCAGCGTTGGTTTGCAACAAAATCAACAGTTTCAACAA CAGCAGGCAATAAATCAACAGCGGATAAGACAACAAATGCTTGCaatgcaacaacaacaacagcaagcacagcagcagcaacaagtgcaacagcaacaacagcagcagcaaggCAATGCGGGTGGGCAACAACCAACTCCTCAATTAGTGACACATTTACAACGGCATTTAAGCCAACCACCGCAACATTATCAACATCAACCGCCGCCTTATTAG